A portion of the Lolium rigidum isolate FL_2022 chromosome 1, APGP_CSIRO_Lrig_0.1, whole genome shotgun sequence genome contains these proteins:
- the LOC124700235 gene encoding cytochrome b561 and DOMON domain-containing protein At4g12980-like: MSAVRLLALLLVAALVAAPARVAAQGACAAERFTKNRVYAACSDLPTLGASVHWTYDPAASSLSVAFVAAPASAGGWVAWGLNPTGSGMDGTQALIAAPGSGGGAYGVQTYAISGYALGSPGPIAYKTSDLAAEVGSDGRVQMFGKLELANGSAEVNQVWQVGSVSSGSIGIHGMAAANKNAKGKLNLVTGASTAASGGGSLLRKKNTHGILNAVSWGILLPMGGIVARYLKTFKSADPAWFYLHVACQLIGYAVGVSGWATGIHLGNLSKGITYSLHRNIGITVFALGTLQIFALFLRPKPDHKFRPYWNAYHHSVGYTIIILGIVNIFKGMTILGVEQKWKTGYIIAISILGGIAVALEAITWSIVLKRRKTENKNYNGNGNGQLPLSM, from the exons ATGTCCGCGGTACGTCTCCTCGCTCTGCTACTGGTGGCGGCCTTGGTCGCGGCGCCGGCGCGCGTGGCCGCGCAGGGGGCGTGCGCGGCGGAGAGGTTCACCAAGAACCGCGTGTACGCGGCGTGCAGCGACCTGCCCACGCTGGGCGCGTCCGTGCACTGGACCTACGACCCGGCGGCGTCGTCCCTCTCCGTGGCGttcgtggccgcgccggcctcggcCGGCGGGTGGGTCGCCTGGGGGCTCAACCCCACCGGCAGCGGCATGGACGGCACGCAGGCGCTCATCGCCGCgccaggcagcggcggcggcgcgtacgGCGTCCAGACGTACGCCATCTCGGGGTACGCGCTCGGCTCGCCGGGGCCCATCGCCTACAAGACGTCCGACCTGGCCGCCGAGGTCGGCTCCGACGGCCGCGTGCAGATGTTCGGGAAGCTGGAGCTCGCCAACGGCAGCGCGGAGGTCAACCAGGTCTGGCAGGTCGGGTCGGTCTCCAGCGGCAGCATCGGTATACACGGCATGGCCGCCGCCAACAAGAACGCCAAGGGGAAGCTCAACCTGGTCACGGGGGCCAGCACGGCAGCCAGCGGAGGGGGCAGCCTCCTCAGGAAGAAAAAT ACACATGGAATTCTGAATGCTGTGAGCTGGGGAATTCTGCTGCCCATGGGAGGCATAGTTGCTAGATATCTCAAGACATTCAAATCAGCCGACCCTGCATGGTTttacctccatgttgcttgtcagCTGATTGGGTATGCTGTGGGGGTATCTGGCTGGGCCACTGGTATTCATCTTGGCAATCTGTCCAAGGGGATCACCTACTCGCTTCACAGGAACATTGGGATCACAGTATTTGCTCTCGGTACTCTCCAG ATCTTTGCCCTGTTCTTGAGGCCGAAGCCGGATCACAAGTTCCGCCCATACTGGAACGCGTACCACCACTCGGTGGGCTACACCATCATCATCCTGGGCATCGTCAACATCTTCAAGGGCATGACCATCCTGGGCGTggagcagaagtggaagacggggTACATCATCGCCATCAGCATCCTGGGCGGCATCGCGGTGGCCCTGGAGGCCATCACCTGGAGCATCGTCCTCAAGAGAAGGAAGACGGAGAACAAGAACTACAATGGCAACGGCAACGGCCAGTTGCCGCTCTCCATGTGA